The following nucleotide sequence is from Verrucomicrobiota bacterium.
ATGTAGGCATCGGGATTGATGTGTTTGACCCAACCGCGAAAATCCTTCCAAAAGCCCATAGGGACCTCGGCGGCAACATCCATCCGCCATCCGTCAATGCCGTCCTTCGGGTCGCCATCGCCGTTCGGATCCATCCACCGCCGCACGACATGCCGAAAATGTTCGCGAATCTCGGGGTGAAGATTGTGCTCGTCACGAGCAAGTTCAGGCAGATCCTTTATTCCACTCCACCCGCGATAGTCGAACTCGTCGGCAGGCGTGGTGGGATCATCCCAGCGGGTGATGTGAAACCATTGGGCATACCGGCTGTCCGGGCCGTCACGCTTCGCGCGCTGCAAGGCCCAGAATGAGATACCCACATGGTTGAACACACCGTCGATGATGAGCCGCATGTCGCGGCGGTGAACTTCCTCAATCACTTTGAGGAACAGTTTGTCCGCACTCGTCCATTTCCAGGTGGCGGGATCGGCCGGATCCTCACCGGCAAACAGCTTCAAGTCACCCGCCGGGTCGGGGCCGAAATGTTTGTCCACGTGCTGATACAAGGCGGCACCATACTTGTGGAGCGACGGTGATTCGAAGATCGGATTGAGATAGAGCGCGTTGACACCCAGCTCCTTCAGGTAGTCGAGCTTGTCGATGATCCCCTGGAGGTCACCCCCATAACGTCGCAACTGGGCATGGACGTAGAAGCCTTTGCCATCCCGTTCCCAAGGCCGCAGCTCATACCAATCACTGGTCCATGGACTGACGCGCCAGCCGGGCGGAACGAAATCGGGCCACGTTCCGACGAGGCTCGCGGGTGTAGGATCATTCGTGAGGTCGCCGTTGCGGAAGCGTTCGGGAAAGATCTGATACCAGACCGCATGAGCAGCCCAGTCGGGCGAGGCGGCATTGGCGACGGCTGCCCCGAGCAGAAAAGTGATGAGAGCTGCGGCGCAGCTGCAGCGCTTCATGAGGTTTAGTAGTTTCATGGAGGGTCTACTCTACCGCGCAGGGGATCGGTGTAGGTCGCTGGAAGTGGGGCAGCCGATCGCGCGTGAGCAACGGATGATGCGATACCGGTCACCGCAAAGGCCAAACCGCCGAAACTCATTTGAAGATGGTGGAAGCGGTTTCAAACAGGTCGTTCGATGGCGGTATTCAGGGCACCATGGATGTTCAACTTAATTTGGTATTGTTGTGCCGTAAGCCCGCGCCAGGTTGCGCCCACGTCGTCCGCCACCCGCAGCGCGCATAGCACGAGTAATAGCGTGATGACGGTGCCCAAGACAATCCCAAACCCCAGCGACACGGCGGTGGGAATGAGGAATTGCGCTTGAAGCGATTTGGCCAGCATCAGGGGCGCAAGGCCGGCCAACGTCGTCGCGGAAGTCAGCAGGATGGGACGGAACCGCCGCGCGCCGGCTTCAAGCGCCGCTTCGCGGAGCGTCCGTCCAGCGGCTCGCCGTTGGTTCACGTAGCCCACCAGCACGATCGAGTTGTCTAAGGCCACACCCGCGAGCGCCGGCATGCCAAAGACGGACAGGTAGGACGGCGTGACACCGAGCAGGATGTGGCTGGGCAGCGCGCCGAGAATCGCCCTGGAAGGCAAAGTGGTCCGTGGAGCGGCCCTGCGACGTGGTTCGATTCCGGTGCGCATGGTTGCAACCGAGGAATTCAGACTCAGAAGTGCAGTGTGGCGAGCGCCGCGTTCACCCAGGCCGGCGTGATTTCGCGCTCATTGATGACGGTGTGCCAGAGGTCGCGCCGGCCAGCGACATACGATCGCAGGTTCAAGAGTGAGGCTTCAAGATCGCCGCGACGGATTTCCATGTCCGCAGGCTGATAACGCAAGCCCACCTCGTCCATGAACGCCACCATCTCCGCGTGGCGGTTCTCCTGCAACCGGCTGAGCAGGTGGATGCCGAGTCCCACGATCCAGCCGTGGATGAAGGAGCGCTCGAGCCGTTCCTCCAGTTCGTAGAATAGATAATGCTCGCTGCCCTCTTCCACCCGGTAATGCCCGGCCGGCAGACAGATCGTATTCACCCGCATGTAGCCCTCGACGATGGCGTGCAGACCGTCATCGGTGCAGGCCCGGATGGCGCCAGCCTTCGCCATCGTGTCGGTGAGAATGGCGCGAGCTTGGGCAATGTCCTCCGCTCGGAAGGGATACTCACTCTTGCCCGCGCGTCCGGCGAGTTCCCAGTCGAAGCAGGCGGTGTGAATCGAAAGTAGATCGCCGACGCCCGCAATGTTGAGCTCCGGTGGTGCGGTGCGGATCAAGTCGTAATCAATCACCAGCGGGTCGGGACTGGTCTGGC
It contains:
- a CDS encoding efflux RND transporter permease subunit — translated: MRTGIEPRRRAAPRTTLPSRAILGALPSHILLGVTPSYLSVFGMPALAGVALDNSIVLVGYVNQRRAAGRTLREAALEAGARRFRPILLTSATTLAGLAPLMLAKSLQAQFLIPTAVSLGFGIVLGTVITLLLVLCALRVADDVGATWRGLTAQQYQIKLNIHGALNTAIERPV
- a CDS encoding glycoside hydrolase family 13 protein, producing the protein MKLLNLMKRCSCAAALITFLLGAAVANAASPDWAAHAVWYQIFPERFRNGDLTNDPTPASLVGTWPDFVPPGWRVSPWTSDWYELRPWERDGKGFYVHAQLRRYGGDLQGIIDKLDYLKELGVNALYLNPIFESPSLHKYGAALYQHVDKHFGPDPAGDLKLFAGEDPADPATWKWTSADKLFLKVIEEVHRRDMRLIIDGVFNHVGISFWALQRAKRDGPDSRYAQWFHITRWDDPTTPADEFDYRGWSGIKDLPELARDEHNLHPEIREHFRHVVRRWMDPNGDGDPKDGIDGWRMDVAAEVPMGFWKDFRGWVKHINPDAYIAGEIWWDDYRAIKLRNAAPWLEQAFDGVMNYRFGDAVFQFFNRTVPIRATELGNLISAVHRDYGYRRSLGLQNLLGSHDTERIGSMVVNPKHRQDHQSSVSGNRSYSVRAPNAVEKQRWKQMVAFQFLAPGAPYIYYGDEVGMWGADDPDCRKPMLWPDLRFAAEREHPFGQSRPVNSVSPDGDMLAFHRRLAELRARHEALRTGEFEFTLLDDERRLVAFHRKPPAAGTSILAVFNASDKSVVLKPAGLKCDSFTGWMNLWTGVAASSDSMEVPSRWFVVLGRESR
- a CDS encoding iron-containing alcohol dehydrogenase family protein; translated protein: MIEGNTNVRSARFGAGALSELDLDPGNFLATTMEVPWRHAEPRLKARPKAVLFVENMEVETLDRQLDAAPVVDTVVGIGGGQAIDLAKYIAWKRGLRLVSVPTILSVDAFVTPAAGIRRGHRVEYVGQTSPDPLVIDYDLIRTAPPELNIAGVGDLLSIHTACFDWELAGRAGKSEYPFRAEDIAQARAILTDTMAKAGAIRACTDDGLHAIVEGYMRVNTICLPAGHYRVEEGSEHYLFYELEERLERSFIHGWIVGLGIHLLSRLQENRHAEMVAFMDEVGLRYQPADMEIRRGDLEASLLNLRSYVAGRRDLWHTVINEREITPAWVNAALATLHF